A section of the Acanthochromis polyacanthus isolate Apoly-LR-REF ecotype Palm Island chromosome 1, KAUST_Apoly_ChrSc, whole genome shotgun sequence genome encodes:
- the hivep2b gene encoding transcription factor HIVEP2: protein MESLETTTGVKSSTEGQDRNVAQKKCTSEAPQTRRRPSVELEGKGWHQQREEAQSRDTCGFKEMSDSGKSLQLEDQHSKTQSTSHQDYEVSSYPLQSTKSLSVGRQKVSAQSPGPASHRKSPSSPEVQQPCSHSGMDQLSETAGKVEQKPQKPGKYVCDYCGRACAKPSVLKKHIRSHTGERPYPCVPCGFSFKTKSNLYKHRKSHAHSVKAGTVPFSELGSYNANTDQGSFEGEGELFSDAEQSTDTDEDTLNDPLLLLDSPMEGSDNTAVKVLNLIAQKKGATSMSAQDGSSQPQEINAPPAAAEASRAIQSCTIKQRLALRLSEKRSSDSDHNLSLPSQSSKGSTDSGYFSRSESAEHQTGPPNTNAKSYQEIMFGKCYRPSPKQTTAFVACSTESEYIGKCSEKGVSRVFTQEKDTVESIKINTKSFMREEVKEPLLDAGSDVGPLIRSNSMPTSSAVCLTMPQALRGSHSFDERTSTGGMRRLRRQGAFELSAHDGHADAEGHGKMSESSVSPSGLEMENYPSAAPSMSHQRHAMELATRKRRKEKREEEDLPGHYEVHHEQCEEMFDSSKDYDVKQAAVGIMALGKGLSQCDMDISMSPEISGRKTLGNVISVIQHTNSINRPHSEQSESYKYHSQRQESISSYQAMEASDSFEMERSDSRLRQSVQMGPKLVRQPNILVPEIRVTVEPDSPEKAPEVQVKEPEKHVEEFQWPQRSETLAQFPPEKLPPKKKRLRLADIEHSSGESSFESACTSLSRSPSQDSNLSYSSTFSFDREESLKSVSPARQDEFGKPLELLAVPGSGHSLSVLNQRQQHEMRRSSSEQAPCNLRKEFPEVRSISFDYGSLSPTSKVRHVDMSAVKERRRGNLVRQESLNMDTEVTQVPSQVFPQYLSSTSPPFTAVTVLPQTLPIFSTGNTFPQLSHPSLLVPVRIQTHVPSYGSITYTSVSQIFDNQYGSVSSTTPTLQNQTSRLSGNSDSHNVLACTKPPSTHTLNVEALDLSSAKLKTGIPLSLTSRTISTTNASSGGANKRMLSPASSLDLFMEVKQQKRVKEERMFGQIVEELSAVELGKCNLSEEKGHRSEMQGASTPHAQDDSHRSKFITLQQKATEATDHGVESAMESSSLETNSPPYSMISVSEVKEVGMEKRVQMDMAAQLVTSQDILISDAEHSRLLSQFPSLRTTTGVSWCYLNYTKPSCSHSNAPFASVYATWCVSSHNPNPLELSTSTALALLRSKQRGDKVIYTVAAMCQPGTGKLVSSLILWRQTMEQLQRKPEPKEVDTTYGKKVKDISCRVKTAKEEWKEREASTTQTVPTRIKIFEGGYKSNEDYVYVRGRGRGKYICEECGIRCKKPSMLKKHIRTHTDVRPYICRVCNFAFKTKGNLTKHMKSKAHMKKCLELGVSVTMDETEIQEHVDDIQQESKAEVAATTKHQFSDAEDSDGMEEEVDEIDEDDEEDDEYEGDSTPKLRSRSTSPQPCGVTSLSVTATAAIHGCSLTSLPGVDVRQQPSGRRLGSDHRPVLTSDQREKSVDEDSLTMLSPEQSSFLFDPYSSCLLSPGWESPIREPSPSRLRYPSPRRELSPRGRSSPRWDTSPLRPGSPSFTPIQHPSPVSIERPLSPGTELAGKRESSIRGRQRVVLRAVSPRRGSHQHKGGGDKSRHQAKMEMVQQQGTFEMEMDQRSSLASTLPGAASSHQQNILSHLPLHSQQQAHSLLPIVPVGGLQMLHSPPSSSTDVSPSSAPSPQSSDGQRCSSREGSVHGPETGGEDQLSCHPAAQEKSPEPGVGDSRQEENVQTCLKAIASLKITTEDPH from the exons ATGGAGTCACTTGAAACTACTACAGGGGTGAAAAGCTCCACTGAGGGTCAGGACAGAAATGttgcacagaaaaaatgcaCATCAGAGGCTCCACAGACTAGGAGGAGACCATCAGTCGAATTAGAAGGAAAAGGGTGGCACCAACAGCGAGAAGAAGCTCAGAGCAGAGACACATGTGGTTTCAAAGAAATGTCTGACTCAGGGAAATCACTGCAATTAGAAGATCAGCACTCCAAAACTCAGTCCACAAGCCATCAAGACTATGAGGTGTCCTCATATCCACTGCAGTCCACAAAGTCGCTTTCTGTTGGCAGACAGAAAGTTTCTGCACAGTCTCCAGGACCTGCATCTCACAGGAAGTCCCCCAGTTCACCTGAAGTCCAACAACCGTGTTCCCATTCAGGGATGGATCAGCTGTCAGAGACAGCAGGTAAGGTGGAACAGAAACCACAAAAGCCTGGGAAGTATGTTTGTGATTACTGTGGAAGGGCATGTGCCAAACCCAGCGTGCTTAAGAAGCACATTCGCTCACACACCGGGGAGCGGCCCTATCCATGTGTCCCCTGCGGATTCTCCTTCAAAACCAAGAGTAATTTATACAAACACAGAAAGTCCCATGCTCACTCAGTCAAAGCTGGAACAGTGCCATTCTCAGAACTTGGTTCTTACAATGCCAATACAGACCAGGGGTCCTTTGAAGGAGAAGGAGAGTTATTCTCTGATGCTGAGCAAAGCACGGACACGGACGAGGACACTCTTAATGacccgctgctgctgctggactctCCAATGGAGGGATCAGATAACACTGCTGTAAAAGTACTAAATCTCATAGCTCAGAAAAAGGGAGCCACGTCAATGTCAGCTCAGGATGGTTCATCCCAACCCCAAGAAATCAATGCACCTCCTGCCGCTGCCGAGGCTAGTCGTGCAATTCAATCTTGCACGATCAAACAGAGGCTTGCACTTCGGCTTTCTGAAAAAAGAAGCAGTGACTCTGACCACAATCTGTCCCTCCCAAGTCAGTCGAGCAAGGGCAGCACGGACTCCGGATACTTCTCGCGCTCTGAGAGCGCCGAGCACCAGACCGGGCCTCCAAACACCAACGCAAAGTCCTATCAAGAAATCATGTTTGGGAAGTGTTATCGGCCAAGCCCTAAACAGACGACAGCTTTCGTTGCCTGTAGCACAGAAAGTGAATATATCGGGAAATGTTCAGAGAAAGGTGTTTCCCGCGTATTCACCCAAGAGAAAGACACTGTTGAGTccatcaaaataaacacaaagtcatTCATGAGGGAAGAGGTTAAAGAACCCCTGTTAGACGCTGGCTCTGATGTAGGGCCTCTGATCAGAAGCAACTCGATGCCAACATCGTCAGCAGTCTGTCTGACGATGCCTCAAGCCCTCAGAGGCAGCCACTCGTTTGATGAGAGAACAAGCACTGGGGGCATGAGGAGACTCAGGCGGCAGGGTGCTTTCGAACTATCTGCCCATGATGGCCATGCAGACGCCGAGGGCCATGGAAAGATGAGCGAGAGCAGCGTTTCACCCTCAGGATTGGAAATGGAAAATTACCCGTCTGCAGCGCCCAGTATGAGCCATCAGCGACATGCAATGGAACTGGCAACACGGAAGCGCCGGAAagagaagagggaggaggaggatttgCCAGGTCATTATGAGGTCCATCATGAACAGTGTGAAGAAATGTTTGACTCGAGCAAGGACTATGATGtaaaacaagctgctgtgggCATTATGGCTTTAGGGAAAGGACTTTCTCAGTGTGACATGGATATATCAATGAGTCCTGAAATATCTGGTCGAAAAACCTTAGGGAATGTAATTTCAGTGATTCAGCACACAAACTCAATAAACAGGCCTCACTCTGAGCAGTCAGAATCTTACAAATATCACAGCCAGAGACAGGAAAGTATTTCTTCATATCAAGCTATGGAGGCTAGTGACTCATTCGAGATGGAACGGAGCGACAGTAGATTAAGGCAATCAGTTCAGATGGGGCCAAAGCTTGTGCGGCAGCCCAACATTCTAGTCCCAGAAATCAGGGTCACAGTAGAGCCTGATAGTCCAGAAAAAGCTCCAGAGGTGCAGGTGAAGGAGCCTGAGAAGCACGTGGAGGAATTTCAGTGGCCTCAACGGAGTGAAACTTTAGCACAATTCCCTCCAGAGAAGCTCCCTCCAAAGAAGAAAAGGCTACGCTTAGCTGATATCGAGCACTCCTCTGGTGAATCTAGTTTTGAGTCTGCCTGCACCAGTCTCTCACGCAGTCCAAGCCAAGACAGCAACTTATCTTATAGCTCCACCTTCTCCTTTGACAGGGAAGAGAGCCTAAAGTCGGTCTCTCCAGCCAGGCAGGATGAATTTGGCAAACCGCTGGAGCTCCTAGCTGTGCCAGGGAGTGGGCACTCCCTCTCGGTGCTCAACCAGCGTCAACAACATGAAATGAGACGCTCCTCCTCAGAGCAGGCGCCGTGTAACTTGCGCAAGGAGTTCCCAGAGGTACGCAGCATATCATTTGACTATGGCAGCCTTTCTCCGACATCCAAAGTTAGACACGTGGACATGAGCGCtgtgaaggagaggaggagggggaactTGGTGCGACAGGAGTCCTTGAATATGGATACTGAGGTAACACAAGTCCCATCACAAGTGTTTCCACAGTACCTCAGCAGCACCTCCCCTCCATTCACTGCAGTCACTGTTCTGCCGCAGACTTTGCCAATATTTTCTACAGGGAATACATTTCCCCAGCTGTCACATCCAAGCCTTCTGGTTCCTGTTAGGATTCAGACTCATGTGCCGTCCTATGGCAGTATCACATACACCTCAGTGTCGCAGATTTTCGACAATCAGTATGGCAGTGTTAGCTCTACAACGCCCACCCTTCAGAATCAAACTTCACGATTGTCTGGAAACTCTGATTCTCATAATGTATTAGCATGTACAAAACCACCTTCAACGCACACCCTCAATGTTGAAGCCCTCGATCTGTCGTCAGCTAAGCTGAAGACAGGcatccctctctctctgacCTCCAGAACCATCTCAACCACTAACGCCTCCAGTGGTGGCGCCAACAAACGGATGCTGTCCCCTGCCAGCAGCCTGGACCTGTTCATGGAGGTCAAGCAGCAAAAACGTGTGAAAGAGGAAAGAATGTTTGGGCAGATTGTAGAGGAGCTGAGTGCTGTGGAGCTGGGAAAATGTAATTTGAGCGAAGAGAAGGGGCACAGGTCAGAGATGCAGGGTGCATCAACACCTCATGCTCAGGATGACTCACATAGGAGTAAATTTATCACACTTCAGCAAAAAGCGACCGAGGCCACTGACCACGGCGTCGAGTCAGCTATGGAAAGCAGCTCCCTGGAAACGAACTCGCCTCCTTACTCCATGATATCAGTCAGCGAAGTGAAAGAAGTTGGCATGGAGAAACGGGTGCAGATGGATATGGCAGCGCAGCTGGTTACCAGTCAAGACATCCTGATCTCAGACGCCGAGCATTCGAGGCTGTTATCTCAGTTTCCAAGTCTTCGCACGACGACAGGTGTGAGCTGGTGTTATCTCAACTACACCAAGCCGAGCTGCTCCCACAGCAACGCCCCATTCGCCTCCGTGTACGCCACCTGGTGTGTGAGTTCCCACAATCCGAACCCACTTGAGCTGAGTACCAGCACGGCTCTGGCTCTGCTGAGGTCCAAACAGAGGGGAGACAAGGTTATTTACACCGTGGCAGCCATGTGTCAGCCTGGCACTGGGAAACTGGTGTCCTCCCTCATCCTGTGGAGGCAGACCATGGAACAG CTGCAGAGGAAACCGGAGCCCAAAGAGGTGGACACCACCTACGGGAAGAAGGTGAAAGACATCAGCTGCAGAGTGAAAACTGCCAAGGAGGAGTGGAAAGAGAGGGAGGCTTCCACAACCCAAACAGTGCCAACACGAATTAAGATCTTCGAGGGAGG GTATAAGTCCAATGAAGACTATGTATATGTCAGGGGTCGAGGACGGGGGAAATACATTTGTGAGGAGTGTGGCATCCGCTGTAAGAAGCCAAGCATGCTGAAAAAACACATCCGGACCCACACAGACGTACGACCGTACATCTGCAGGGTTTGCAACTTTGCTTTTAAAACTAAAG GAAACCTGACTAAACATATGAAGTCAAAGGCACACATGAAGAAATGTCTTGAACTGGGAGTGTCGGTGACGATGGATGAGACGGAGATACAGGAACACG TGGACGACATCCAACAAGAGTCGAAGGCAGAGGTGGCTGCGACGACCAAACATCAGTTCTCAGATGCCGAGGACTCTGATGGCATGGAGGAGGAAGTCGACGAAATCGATGAGGATGACGAAGAGGATGATGAATACGAGGGCGATTCCACCCCCAAGTTGCGATCAAGAAGCACCAGTCCTCAACCGTGTGGAGTTACGTCTCTGTCAGTTACAGCCACCGCCGCCATCCACGGCTGCTCCCTCACCTCTCTGCCTGGAGTCGACGTCCGTCAGCAGCCGTCCGGCCGGCGTTTGGGATCCGACCATCGACCCGTCCTCACATCCGACCAGAGAGAGAAGTCGGTGGATGAAGACTCCCTCACAATGCTGTCTCCAGAGCAGAGCAGCTTCCTCTTTGACCCTTACTCTTCTTGTCTGCTCTCTCCTGGCTGGGAGTCTCCGATCAGGGAGCCTTCGCCATCACGTCTGCGGTATCCGTCCCCGAGGCGAGAGCTTTCTCCGAGAGGCCGCTCCTCCCCCAGATGGGATACGTCTCCGCTGAGGCCCGGCTCGCCCAGCTTCACGCCTATCCAGCACCCATCACCGGTGTCCATCGAGCGACCATTGTCTCCTGGAACGGAGCTGGCTGGAAAGCGAGAGTCCTCGATCCGAGGCAGGCAGAGGGTTGTGCTCAGGGCTGTTTCACCACGCAGAGGCTCCCACCAACATAAAGGCGGCGGCGATAAGAGCAGACATCAAGCGAAGATGGAGATGGTTCAACAACAAGGAACCTTTGAAATGGAAATG GATCAAAGGAGCAGCTTGGCTTCCACTCTGCCCGGCGCTGCCAGTTCTCATCAGCAGAACATCCTCAGCCACCTCCCTCTTCACTCCCAGCAGCAGGCCCACAGTTTGCTCCCCATCGTTCCTGTCGGAGGCCTCCAGATGTTGCACTCCCCGCCTTCCTCCAGCACTGATGTCAGCCCCTCGTCGGCGCCGAGCCCCCAGAGCAGCGATGGCCAGCGCTGCAGCAGCAGGGAGGGATCAGTCCACGGGCCCGAGACCGGAGGAGAGGACCAGCTGTCCTGCCATCCAGCCGCTCAGGAGAAAAGTCCCGAACCCGGAGTCGGGGACAGCAGGCAGGAGGAGAACGTCCAGACCTGCTTGAAAGCCATCGCCTCGCTGAAGATCACCACAGAGGACCCTCATTAA
- the txlnbb gene encoding taxilin beta b — MEACQESSPAPMGALPADDRHIDLTEDLDQQLEDIISTYQAAEIPAELEDTEEVTAVKEADARKDQKLEKKMLKNLGKEAMLLMQSLNKLGTPEQKLEAIIKKHAELLEEHRSDQKQMKVLQKKLLQVMKEKDQLQSEHSRAVLARSKLEGLCRELQRHNKTLKEETLQRCREDDLKRKEITTHFQGTLSEIQAQIEEHSSRNTKLCQENSALAEKLKGLISQYDQREANLEKVFKHRDLKEKLLETKLQQANMFLKEAEEKQKLEKELLLKQTAEYKLQVKVMKEQEIDMKTQLDMYSRKFDEFQGTVSKSNSVYSGFKQDMDKMAKKMKKLDKECQSWKTRFDGCNKNLIDLVADKAIKEKEFELLTIKNQKLENLCRALQEERKTLFEKVQGAGSQPEVVKEVPDVQDTPKDPPKEDQPVQTTTAPLAPAAPEAPARTPMLTSPLTEELAKLKAEQALLKEIATSFTISHTAPTETDASQSHGLSEGVEEPQEKHTEESKQQEVNEDGYQEERDLEMESVD, encoded by the exons ATGGAGGCTTGTCAGGAGAGCAGCCCTGCACCCATGGGTGCGTTGCCAGCCGACGATCGCCACATTGACCTGACAGAGGACCTGGACCAACAGCTGGAGGACATCATTAGCACCTACCAGGCTGCAGAAATTCCAGCTGAGCTCGAGGACACAGAGGAGGTCACCGCCGTCAAAGAGGCCGACGCCCGCAAGGACCAGAAACTGGAGAAGAAGATGCTCAAAAACCtag GGAAGGAAGCCATGCTGCTGATGCAAAGTCTCAACAAACTCGGCACTCCTGAACAGAAACTGGAGGCCATCATCAAGAAGCACGCCGAGCTA CTCGAGGAGCATCGCAGTGATCAGAAGCAGATGAAGGTTCTGCAGAAGAAGCTGCTCCAGGTGATGAAGGAGAAGGACCAGCTGCAGAGCGAGCACAGCCGGGCGGTGTTGGCTCGGAGCAAACTGGAGGGACTCTGTAGagagctgcagagacacaacaagaCTCTAAAG GAAGAGACTCTGCAGAGGTGCAGAGAGGACGACCTGAAGAGGAAAGAGATCACCACCCACTTCCAGGGGACGCTCAGCGAGATTCAGGCCCAGATTGAGGAGCACAGCAGCCGCAACACCAAGCTGTGTCAGGAGAACAGCGCTCTGGCAGAAAAACTGAAGGGACTCATTTCACAGTACGACCAGCGAGAGGCG AACCTGGAAAAGGTCTTCAAGCACAGAGACCTGAAGGAAAAGCTGCTGGAAACCAAACTCCAGCAGGCAAACATGTTCCTGAAAGAGgcggaggagaagcagaagctGGAGAAAGAGCTT CTGCTAAAGCAGACGGCGGAGTATAAATTGCAAGTGAAGGTCATGAAGGAGCAAGAAATCGATATGAAAACCCAG CTCGATATGTACTCCAGGAAGTTTGATGAATTCCAGGGCACCGTATCAAAGAGTAACAGTGTCTACAGCGGCTTCAAACAGGACATGGACAAA ATggccaagaaaatgaaaaagctgGACAAGGAGTGCCAGTCATGGAAGACTCGCTTTGATGGCTGCAACAAGAATCTCATTGACTTGGTGGCAGAT AAAGCGATCAAGGAGAAGGAGTTTGAGCTTCTCACTATCAAGAACCAGAAGCTTGAGAACCTGTGCAGAGCTTTGCAAGAGGAAAGGAAGACTTTGTTTGAGAAGGTACAGGGAGCTGGCAGTCAACCGGAAGTCGTCAAGGAGGTCCCTGACGTGCAGGATACCCCTAAGGACCCCCCAAAAGAGGATCAGCCCGTCCAGACCACTACAGCTCCACTAGCTCCTGCAGCTCCAGAAGCTCCAGCCAGGACGCCGATGCTCACATCTCCCCTGACCGAGGAACTGGCTAAACTGAAAGCCGAACAGGCCCTTCTGAAGGAAATCGCCACTTCTTTCACGATCTCTCATACCGCGCCCACAGAAACAGACGCCAGCCAATCACATGGACTCTCTGAGGGCGTTGAGGAGCCACAAGAGAAGCACACAGAGGAGAGCAAACAGCAGGAAGTCAATGAGGACGGATACCAAGAAGAGCGAGATCTGGAAATGGAGTCGGTTGATTAA